From the Myripristis murdjan chromosome 14, fMyrMur1.1, whole genome shotgun sequence genome, one window contains:
- the LOC115370928 gene encoding microfibrillar-associated protein 3-like yields the protein MQPEKNLPTGLLLAVFLLSGKTGKQVAADGAVSRVPTVREMVVKEGSSTLLECNVTGARDDIQWFNSKGALLDEDAGGKWKIEEKGVLNITVVSFEDRGRYTCVASGTAGSANYTVNLRVAHTDSGLGLYYVIVCLVAFTITMILNVARLCMVSSHLKKTEQAINEFFCTEGAEKLQKAFEIAKRIPIVTSAKTLELAKVTQFKTMEFARHMEELARSVPLPPLILNCRTFVEEIVETGCDPVDPVRVEAPGQRQAIGPPCSEQKPETGDEACEALLSSQGVDAAGGRDIKVSVHLISESASKETREERGAGGAEVLRPGSHGSEVHER from the exons ATGCAACCTGAGAAAAACCTGCCGACAGGCCTGCTGCTCGCAGTTTTCCTGCTCTCGGGGAAAACAGGGAAGCAGGTTGCAGCAGATGGAGCTGTGTCCAGGGTGCCCACCGTCAGGGAGATGGTGGTGAAGGAGGGCTCCAGCACGCTGCTCGAGTGCAATGTGACTGGAGCCCGTGATGACATCCAGTGGTTCAACTCTAAAGGAGCCCTTCTGGATGAGGACGCAG GTGGGAAGTGGAAGATTGAGGAGAAGGGAGTCCTGAACATCACCGTGGTCTCCTTCGAAGACCGCGGCCGCTACACCTGCGTGGCCTCCGGCACGGCTGGGAGCGCCAACTACACCGTCAACCTGCGCGTGGCCCACACCGACAGCGGCCTGGGCCTGTACTACGTCATCGTCTGCCTGGTGGCCTTCACCATCACCATGATCCTCAACGTGGCTCGCCTCTGCATGGTCAGCAGCCACCTGAAGAAGACCGAGCAGGCCATCAATGAGTTCTTCTGCACCGAGGGTGCCGAGAAGCTGCAGAAGGCCTTCGAGATCGCCAAGCGAATTCCCATCGTCACCTCGGCCAAGACGCTGGAGCTGGCCAAAGTCACGCAGTTTAAGACCATGGAGTTTGCCCGGCACATGGAGGAGCTGGCGAGGAGCGTGCCACTGCCGCCGCTCATCCTCAACTGCCGCACCTTTGTGGAGGAGATTGTGGAGACGGGGTGTGACCCGGTGGATCCGGTCAGGGTGGAAGCTCCCGGGCAGAGGCAGGCGATAGGTCCGCCGTGCTCGGAGCAAAAGCCAGAAACAGGCGATGAGGCATGTGAGGCGCTGCTGTCAAGTCAAGGTGTTGATGCTGCAGGCGGCCGAGACATCAAAGTGTCAGTCCACCTGATTTCTGAATCTGCAAGCAAGGAGACGCGAGAGGAGAGGGGCGCCGGTGGGGCCGAGGTGCTTCGGCCAGGCTCACATGGGAGTGAGGTGCATGAACGTTAG
- the LOC115371575 gene encoding uncharacterized protein LOC115371575 codes for MVFVVGDSHLRAMVDGFVAMPEGPLSFSFLSVPDRRKLRKEVSHAVLPWTPDVVCVLAPSNNLTASRNIGEAALDFGALLETVCSRWPKVFVLDFPPRLNIESGLQELFGQEFHRVAARMGLPYVSVAEHLPLDWLELWSHDGVHLSDSDGTPILVQVLWDAAVRQLAPPPPPPPPPPSVSPVLVVTGHSPAPRHRDPLEWTAVRQEVKARGSPVQESALPSNPVWFIGDILDAMEKVSPSSGCEGTAIPPAGQHSFLPFGRFLFVACCTDVSGSPLRGEIWANIRLEGLLSCLLPVLLY; via the exons atggtgttcgtCGTGGGAGACTCCCACCTGCGTGCCATGGTGGATGGGTTCGTCGCCATGCCAGAGGgacctctctctttttcttttctgtctgttccAGACAGAAGGAAGCTGAGGAAGGAGGTGTCGCATGCTGTTCTCCCGTGGACCCcggacgtggtgtgtgtgctggccCCCAGCAACAACCTCACGGCCAGCAGGAACATCGGAGAGGCGGCGCTGGACTTTGGTGCTCTCCTGGAGACAGTCTGCAGCCGCTGGCCcaag gtgtttgtgCTGGACTTCCCTCCACGCCTGAACATCGAGTCGGGCTTGCAGGAGCTGTTTGGCCAGGAGTTCCACCGTGTCGCAGCACGCATGG gtctcccgtacgtgtctgtggcagagcacctcccTCTGGATTGGTTGGAGCTGTGGAGCCATGATGGT gtgcacctCAGCGACAGCGATGGAACGCCGATCTTGGTCCAGGTCCTGTGGGATGCCGCTGTCCGCCAgctggcccctcctcctcctcctcctcctcctcctccttc GGTCTCCCCCGTGCTGGTCGTGACGGGACACAGCCCCGCGCCCCGTCACCGCGACCCACTGGAGTGGACCGCTGTCAGACAGGAGGTCAAG gCCCGAGGATCTCCGGTGCAAGAGTCTGCCCTCCCGTCCAACCCCGTGTGGTTCATCGGCGACATATTGGATGCCATGGAGAAGGTTTCTCCTTCTTCAGGCTGTGAGGGCACTGCCATtccaccagctggccag CACAGTTTCCTGCCCTTTGGCCGCTTCCTGTTTGTGGCGTGCTGCACCGACGTGAGCGGCTCTCCTCTCCGCGGGGAAATCTGGGCCAACATCCGCCTGGAAGGCCTCCTTTCATGCTTATTGCCTGTGTTG CTCTACTGA
- the LOC115371576 gene encoding cation channel sperm-associated protein 3-like yields the protein MEQNTEEVRNERKAPCVAEQEGSRTAQQPDRERGDAGRGPAESEQHRRRAGGLIVRIHDSPWFRIFIMAAIVLDAAVRATHSYKFLREYLHELFVFESVLLTGIYTLEFLIKVWAEGFRYLKSKSGVFDALVLGAVYLSAFRPDEAFPLTVELRAARLLKIISFIPALRDVAECLFLVMRKSLYAFFLLLLFAFFAGVCGFYFFGGPDSPDPLHWEDKSNSFLSAVVLVTLDGWTDIQDVLDNAGLKSSRIFTVLCIVLGYFILYNSCIAEMSAYMTDITTKREATRRKMEEEARALKRRARRPEGEEEIRQVRGDFQSLKEQFKTRPRSKKKVREEPCSSVNFAKLYLSAQRRLDHKTQEMSTCYDEMAEVLHELKEDQQLHEP from the exons ATGgagcaaaacacagaagaagTGAGGAACGAGAGGAAAGCTCCGTGTGTGGCTGAGCAGGAGGGAAGCCGGACGGCACAGCAGCCAGACCGCGAGCGAGGCGACGCCGGGAGGGGACCGGCAGAGAGCGAGCAGCACCGGAGGAGAGCCGGCGGTCTGATCGTCAGGATCCACGACTCCCCCTGGTTCCGCATCTTCATCATGGCGGCCATCGTCCTCGACGCTGCGGTTCGCGCCACGCATTCCTACAAGTTTCTGCGTGAATATCTGCACGAGCTCTTCGTGTTTGAGAGCGTCTTGCTCACCGGGATTTACACCTTGGAGTTCCTGATCAAAGTGTGGGCTGAAGGCTTCCGCTATCTGAAGAGTAAGTCCGGCGTGTTTGACGCTCTGGTCCTGGGTGCCGTCTACCTGTCTGCGTTCAGACCAGATGAAGCGTTTCCTCTGACCGTGGAGCTGCGAGCCGCGCGCCTCCTCAAGATCATCTCCTTCATCCCGGCGCTCCGGGACGTGGCCGAGTGTTTGTTCCTCGTCATGAGGAAATCACTCTATGCcttcttcctgctgctgctgttcgccTTCTTCGCTGGCGTCTGTGGATTTTACTTTTTCGGCGGCCCAGACAGTCCGGATCCTCTGCACTGGGAAGACAAGTCCAACTCTTTCCTCTCCGCCGTGGTGCTTGTGACCTTGGACGGCTGGACCGACATCCAGGACGTGCTGGACAACGCGGGGCTGAAATCGAGCCGCATCTTCACCGTCCTCTGCATCGTGCTCGGCTACTTCATCCTGTACAATTCTTGCATTGCGGAGATGAGCGCGTACATGACGGACATCACGACAAAGCGAGAGGCGACtcggaggaagatggaggaggaggcccGGGCTCTGAAGAGGCGAGCCAGGAGGCCAGAGGGCGAGGAAGAAATCCGTCAGGTCAGAGGCGATTTCCAAAGCCTGAAGGAGCAGTTTAAAACCCGTCCTCGGAGCAAAAAG aaggtgagagaggagcCGTGCTCCAGCGTCAACTTTGCCAAGCTCTACCTCAGCGCCCAGCGACGCCTGGACCACAAAACGCAGGAGATGAGCACGTGTTATGACGAGATGGCAGAGGTGCTGCACGAGCTGAAGGAGGACCAGCAGCTGCACGAGCCGTGA